The Fimbriimonas ginsengisoli Gsoil 348 genome window below encodes:
- a CDS encoding PQQ-binding-like beta-propeller repeat protein, whose product MLVLSVLSASAAPALSAITIKPASIPGLSSAAGTVTLTASAPAEGILITLASDSDFIAVSATVAIPAGAKYATFTATSRSVGVESTATVTAAYGGVTKTAPLTVQATLLSAVVIKPVTVSGPGTGPGTVTLNGKAPVGGFTVNLSSDQAFVTVPASVTVAAGSSYTTFSATALAVPTTATANVTATANGVTKSAPLTVIAPLLTSCVIRPGTTNSYGIGPGTVVINSNAPVGGMVVTLSSDSSFVTVPASVTIPAGLKYATFSAVSTGVAVDSTATVTAASNGVAKTATLTVLAPVLTRIKLVYDSLYGGFANAGTVVLNANAPAGGIAVTLVSDRTDLAQPPASVTIPAGAKYATFTMPTTPSNVDATFNISATLAGVTLTAPVTIKANSLQGIDFTYDKVYGGNRLLGRVLFNGQAPAAGVVVSLSSDTPSLTLPATVTVAGGTTHASFYATSSPVSTSVLATITVTVGATTQTFTLTVLPGWSQIGGSALGTGRGGGQGATGVENWSYRFAGGITTPVSVASDGTVYSFTSDRMLTAFNPDGAVKWAVAFPLVGGNRSTSPALAPDGTIYLAAPSGTFYAINPDGSQKWTYDTGSSFTAPATVGPDGTIYGFANDKKLYAINPDGTQKWVYDTGGLNVPTSLNAPTIGLDGTVYVALSANLYAVNSDGSLKWTIAGFTNFIGAPSVGADGTLYIGYASGLYAIDPTNGAFKRNVSLGRIAIGSPSIAADGTIYVQTLSTLFSINPSTFTQNWSVPVASNTISPVIGADGTIYVGVSLSNKLQAINPADGSILWSLNTPGGGVFSLSMGSDGTVYLAHGGFLSAIK is encoded by the coding sequence TTGCTGGTTCTGAGCGTTCTGAGCGCAAGCGCGGCTCCCGCGCTGTCTGCGATCACGATCAAACCGGCCTCCATCCCAGGGCTTAGCTCGGCCGCCGGAACGGTAACTCTCACCGCCAGCGCCCCCGCCGAGGGGATCTTGATTACCCTCGCCTCCGATTCCGACTTCATAGCGGTTTCCGCTACCGTCGCGATCCCCGCGGGAGCGAAGTACGCTACCTTTACCGCCACCTCCCGCAGCGTGGGAGTCGAATCGACTGCCACCGTCACCGCCGCCTACGGGGGAGTGACCAAGACGGCGCCTCTGACCGTCCAGGCGACGCTCCTCTCCGCCGTCGTCATCAAGCCGGTCACCGTCTCCGGACCCGGTACCGGTCCCGGCACCGTCACTCTGAACGGGAAAGCTCCCGTCGGAGGCTTTACGGTAAATCTCAGCTCCGACCAGGCGTTCGTCACGGTGCCCGCTTCGGTGACGGTGGCCGCCGGCTCCAGCTACACCACTTTCTCCGCCACCGCCCTCGCGGTGCCCACCACCGCCACCGCCAATGTCACTGCCACCGCCAACGGCGTGACGAAGTCGGCCCCCCTCACCGTCATCGCTCCGCTCCTGACTTCCTGCGTCATCCGCCCCGGCACCACCAACAGCTACGGCATCGGACCCGGCACCGTGGTCATTAACTCCAACGCTCCGGTTGGCGGGATGGTCGTGACGCTCTCCTCCGACTCGTCGTTTGTCACCGTTCCTGCTTCCGTGACGATCCCGGCCGGGTTGAAGTACGCCACCTTCTCCGCCGTCTCCACCGGAGTGGCGGTGGATTCCACCGCCACCGTCACCGCCGCCTCGAACGGAGTGGCCAAGACCGCGACGCTCACCGTGCTCGCGCCGGTGCTCACCCGCATCAAGCTGGTTTACGACAGCCTCTACGGCGGCTTTGCCAACGCAGGCACCGTCGTCTTGAACGCCAACGCCCCCGCCGGAGGGATCGCGGTTACCCTCGTGTCCGACCGGACCGACCTTGCCCAGCCGCCCGCCTCCGTAACAATCCCCGCGGGAGCCAAGTACGCCACCTTCACGATGCCGACGACCCCCAGCAACGTCGACGCCACTTTCAACATCTCCGCCACTCTGGCCGGCGTCACCTTAACGGCGCCCGTCACCATTAAGGCGAACTCGCTTCAGGGGATCGACTTCACGTACGACAAGGTGTACGGCGGCAACCGCCTCCTCGGCCGGGTCCTCTTCAACGGTCAGGCTCCAGCGGCCGGAGTGGTCGTCTCCCTTTCTTCCGATACTCCTTCGCTGACGCTCCCGGCCACGGTCACCGTCGCCGGCGGCACCACCCACGCCTCTTTCTATGCCACCTCGAGCCCGGTGAGCACCTCCGTCCTGGCGACGATCACCGTCACCGTAGGAGCGACGACCCAGACCTTCACCCTTACCGTGTTGCCCGGCTGGTCTCAAATCGGAGGCAGCGCGCTCGGAACCGGACGCGGCGGCGGGCAAGGCGCGACCGGAGTTGAAAACTGGTCCTACAGATTCGCCGGTGGCATCACCACCCCCGTCTCGGTGGCCTCGGACGGTACGGTCTACAGCTTCACCAGCGATAGGATGCTGACGGCGTTCAATCCCGATGGGGCAGTGAAGTGGGCAGTCGCGTTCCCGCTGGTCGGGGGTAACCGCTCTACGTCCCCGGCCCTCGCGCCGGACGGAACGATCTACCTTGCGGCCCCCAGCGGCACCTTCTATGCGATCAACCCGGACGGAAGCCAGAAGTGGACCTATGACACCGGATCCAGCTTCACGGCCCCCGCAACCGTAGGGCCCGACGGCACGATTTACGGGTTTGCCAACGACAAAAAGCTCTACGCCATCAATCCGGACGGAACGCAGAAATGGGTTTACGACACAGGCGGACTTAACGTTCCCACAAGTTTAAATGCTCCCACGATCGGTCTGGACGGGACGGTGTATGTCGCTCTCAGCGCCAACTTGTATGCGGTGAATTCCGACGGCTCGCTCAAGTGGACAATAGCCGGCTTCACTAACTTCATCGGGGCACCCTCGGTTGGAGCGGACGGGACCCTCTACATCGGCTACGCCAGTGGCCTCTATGCCATCGATCCTACCAACGGCGCCTTCAAGCGGAACGTGAGCCTAGGAAGAATTGCCATCGGATCACCTTCCATCGCCGCCGACGGAACCATCTACGTACAGACTCTCTCAACGCTCTTTTCGATTAATCCCTCTACGTTCACTCAGAATTGGAGCGTTCCGGTTGCGAGCAATACGATCTCGCCCGTTATCGGCGCGGACGGCACGATCTACGTTGGCGTAAGCTTGTCGAATAAACTGCAAGCCATCAACCCGGCAGATGGATCCATATTGTGGTCGCTTAACACACCCGGCGGCGGCGTTTTTTCGCTATCCATGGGCAGTGACGGAACCGTCTATCTTGCCCACGGTGGTTTCCTCTCCGCCATCAAGTAA